One Chryseobacterium indoltheticum DNA segment encodes these proteins:
- a CDS encoding DNA polymerase III subunit produces MNWENIAGQENLKKLLQDSITENRVSHAQLFIGKEGYGTMPLVLAYAKEILKGENEHAASKVEHLNHLDLHFSFPVFTDNRNSLSKNKFEEFREMILDFPYASFDDWTAVLESENKQFFISADEIDEQNQKFALKSFEGGTKILVVWRADKMNVAASNKFLKFLEEPPAKTIILLTAESSDDILPTILSRTQLIDVPRISDEDLEVYLKNKFNVSSEKGKEIVHQSQGNLNDAVKFLSSQDKNPEFEKLFVQWVRDAFMVKKKPEFLKNIIIWAKEIAGWNREKQKNFLNYASEIFRLALLQNYQSEELVYKKIDANGFNWAGFSKFISGANIISILDEINTADLHLTRNGNPKIVWTDLGIKLSRYIHKNS; encoded by the coding sequence ATGAATTGGGAAAACATCGCCGGACAAGAAAATCTTAAAAAACTTCTACAAGACAGCATTACCGAAAACAGAGTAAGCCACGCCCAGCTCTTTATAGGAAAAGAAGGTTATGGTACAATGCCTTTGGTTTTAGCGTACGCAAAAGAGATCTTAAAAGGTGAAAATGAGCATGCTGCCTCAAAAGTAGAGCATCTCAATCATTTAGATTTACACTTTAGCTTTCCGGTTTTTACAGATAACAGAAACTCATTGAGTAAAAATAAATTCGAAGAGTTCAGAGAAATGATTTTAGATTTTCCCTACGCTAGTTTTGATGACTGGACGGCCGTTTTGGAATCTGAAAACAAACAGTTCTTTATTTCTGCAGACGAAATAGACGAGCAAAATCAAAAATTTGCTCTGAAAAGTTTTGAAGGCGGAACCAAAATTCTCGTTGTTTGGCGAGCTGACAAAATGAATGTCGCAGCATCCAACAAGTTTCTTAAATTTTTGGAAGAACCACCTGCAAAAACCATTATTCTTTTAACAGCAGAAAGCAGCGACGATATTTTACCAACAATTTTATCCAGAACACAGCTTATTGATGTTCCCAGAATAAGTGATGAAGATCTGGAAGTTTATCTGAAAAATAAATTTAATGTTTCAAGTGAAAAAGGGAAAGAAATTGTGCATCAGTCACAAGGAAACCTCAATGATGCTGTAAAATTTCTAAGTTCGCAAGATAAAAATCCTGAATTTGAAAAGCTTTTTGTGCAATGGGTTCGTGACGCTTTTATGGTAAAAAAGAAACCTGAATTTCTCAAAAATATTATTATCTGGGCAAAAGAAATTGCAGGCTGGAACAGAGAAAAACAAAAGAACTTTCTCAATTATGCCTCAGAAATTTTCAGATTGGCATTGTTGCAAAATTATCAGTCTGAAGAATTGGTGTATAAAAAAATTGATGCTAATGGATTCAATTGGGCAGGTTTTTCAAAATTTATTAGTGGTGCAAACATCATCAGTATTCTAGATGAGATCAATACTGCAGATCTGCATCTTACGAGAAATGGAAATCCTAAAATCGTCTGGACAGATTTAGGAATCAAACTTTCAAGATATATTCATAAAAATTCGTAA
- a CDS encoding TetR/AcrR family transcriptional regulator, with the protein MISKEENILFAAEKLFAENGFQGTSTREISKAANVNISMISYYFGSKEKLYEKLVEYRMQEGQFFSKDILERTDIDEWEKIQKIVDQFAGRVRHNKCFYRIMQREQLYTENPQIVQFLKETKMSFISMYSKILESGIQKGIFTKNPPIYLLHSTVSGTLFYASNAKEMYKEFLNNTEDEEAFEEKYYSELNKHIKHILKDLLGYEENK; encoded by the coding sequence ATGATTTCAAAAGAAGAAAATATATTATTTGCAGCAGAGAAATTATTTGCAGAAAATGGTTTTCAGGGTACCTCAACCAGAGAGATCTCTAAAGCTGCCAATGTAAATATTTCTATGATTTCTTATTATTTCGGTTCTAAAGAAAAACTTTACGAGAAACTGGTCGAGTATAGAATGCAGGAAGGACAGTTTTTCTCAAAAGACATTTTAGAAAGAACAGATATTGACGAATGGGAAAAAATCCAAAAAATTGTTGATCAGTTTGCAGGAAGAGTAAGACATAATAAATGCTTTTACAGAATTATGCAGAGAGAACAGCTTTATACAGAAAACCCTCAGATTGTACAGTTTTTGAAGGAAACCAAAATGAGCTTTATTTCCATGTATTCTAAAATTCTGGAAAGCGGAATTCAAAAAGGAATTTTCACTAAAAATCCACCCATTTATTTACTGCATTCTACCGTAAGCGGAACGTTATTTTATGCGTCCAATGCTAAAGAAATGTATAAAGAATTTCTTAATAATACAGAAGACGAAGAAGCTTTTGAAGAAAAATATTATTCGGAACTCAACAAACATATAAAACATATTTTAAAAGACCTTTTAGGTTATGAAGAGAATAAATAA
- a CDS encoding TolC family protein yields the protein MKRINNSVIVLSLFAGMMYTHAQEKKQLSLDEAVQLGIQNSKSLKIDAAKIEEATADLLEAKNRQLPELKVSASYLYLPLKPNVDIRLPGVSGAGGPEVHQVAFGSANLSVPIYSGGRIKYGIQSAKYLVEASKLSTENDKVAIAYNVAQAYNNLFKANQSIKVLEENLTASQKRDETFLKLENNGVIARNDRLKANLQTSNIELQLLEAKNNYNIANINMDLLLGLPETTEIEVDQNYIDESDDVKPVDFYLNEARENRKDLQALDQQRKAAELGTKSAKAENLPSIAFTGGYVAADIPKFLTIYNAVNVGVGVSYNLSNLWKENSSLKQSKAREMQLSATNELLNDNIKLDVNREYQNSDYSKKRIAVFEKAAVQANENYRITKNKYDNGLATMTELLDADAAQIAANVSVINAKADAALAYRKLLQTTGTLTIK from the coding sequence ATGAAGAGAATAAATAACTCAGTTATTGTACTCTCCCTTTTTGCAGGGATGATGTACACCCACGCTCAGGAGAAAAAACAGCTCAGCCTCGATGAAGCCGTGCAGTTGGGAATCCAGAACAGCAAAAGTTTAAAAATAGATGCTGCCAAAATAGAAGAAGCAACAGCCGATCTTTTGGAAGCAAAAAACAGACAGCTCCCGGAATTGAAAGTTTCTGCAAGTTATTTGTATCTGCCGTTAAAGCCCAATGTTGATATCAGACTTCCGGGTGTTTCCGGTGCGGGCGGCCCAGAAGTACATCAGGTAGCTTTTGGCTCGGCGAATCTGAGTGTTCCGATCTACAGCGGTGGAAGAATAAAATATGGTATTCAGTCTGCGAAATATTTGGTAGAAGCATCAAAATTGAGCACCGAAAATGATAAAGTTGCCATTGCATACAATGTGGCTCAGGCTTATAACAATTTGTTTAAAGCCAATCAGTCTATTAAAGTTTTGGAAGAAAACCTTACCGCTTCTCAAAAAAGAGATGAAACTTTTCTAAAGCTTGAAAATAACGGAGTGATTGCTAGAAACGACCGTTTAAAAGCAAACCTTCAGACTTCAAACATCGAATTGCAGTTATTGGAAGCTAAAAACAACTACAATATTGCCAATATCAATATGGATCTGTTGCTTGGTCTTCCTGAAACTACAGAAATTGAAGTTGATCAAAACTATATTGATGAATCTGATGATGTAAAACCAGTTGATTTTTATCTGAATGAAGCAAGAGAGAATCGTAAAGATTTACAGGCTCTGGATCAGCAGAGAAAAGCAGCAGAGTTGGGAACGAAATCTGCAAAAGCTGAAAACCTTCCTTCAATTGCATTTACAGGCGGATATGTAGCGGCAGATATTCCAAAATTTTTAACAATTTATAATGCTGTTAATGTTGGGGTGGGAGTTTCTTATAACCTGTCGAATCTCTGGAAAGAAAATTCTTCTTTAAAACAGTCTAAAGCCAGAGAGATGCAGCTGTCTGCAACTAATGAATTATTGAATGATAACATTAAACTAGACGTAAATAGAGAATATCAGAATTCAGATTATTCTAAAAAAAGAATTGCTGTTTTCGAAAAAGCAGCCGTTCAGGCAAATGAAAACTACAGAATTACAAAAAACAAGTATGATAACGGTCTTGCAACCATGACGGAACTTTTGGATGCTGATGCTGCTCAGATTGCCGCAAATGTAAGTGTTATCAATGCGAAAGCAGATGCAGCCCTGGCTTACAGAAAACTATTGCAGACTACAGGAACTTTAACAATCAAATAA
- a CDS encoding HlyD family secretion protein: MENNNTQATEPKKKKSLVFPIILAVIIVVGGIYGYRTYSYGQVHEETDDAQIASNMNPVISKISGYVAEVRVKDNQFVKKGDTLVILDNKDQKMALEQAQAALSTAKSNISSAQSSTNATSKNISSSQAAVATANAQIEAAKVNVWKTGQDLKRYSVLVKDHSITEQQYEQALAAKQSADKQLQVLVDTRNQIAQQTGIASSQTEASSQQISVAGSVAKQREVDVESAKLNLSYTIIVAPEDGFVGKVPIQKGQFLQAGAQLFSLVKNDQKWVIANFKETQVAKMVEGQKVKIEIDAFPDTEFEGVVSSFSPATGSTFSILPPDNASGNFVKVVQRLPIKIDFVNLDPKIAKRLRTGMNVKAEVSLK; this comes from the coding sequence ATGGAAAATAACAATACTCAAGCAACTGAACCAAAAAAGAAAAAAAGTTTAGTTTTCCCGATCATTTTAGCGGTAATCATTGTCGTAGGCGGGATTTATGGATATAGAACCTATTCTTACGGGCAAGTGCACGAAGAAACCGATGATGCTCAAATTGCTTCTAACATGAACCCTGTGATTTCTAAAATTTCAGGATATGTAGCCGAGGTGAGAGTGAAAGACAATCAATTTGTAAAAAAAGGTGATACACTGGTTATTTTAGATAATAAAGATCAGAAAATGGCGTTGGAGCAAGCTCAGGCAGCTTTGTCAACGGCGAAAAGCAATATTTCGTCAGCGCAGTCTTCTACCAATGCAACATCAAAAAACATAAGCAGTTCACAAGCGGCTGTAGCAACAGCAAATGCACAGATAGAAGCTGCAAAAGTAAACGTTTGGAAAACAGGGCAGGACTTGAAAAGATATTCAGTTCTTGTAAAAGATCATTCAATTACAGAACAGCAGTACGAACAGGCTTTAGCGGCAAAACAATCTGCCGATAAGCAGTTACAGGTTTTAGTTGACACAAGAAACCAGATCGCACAACAGACAGGAATTGCATCTTCACAAACAGAAGCAAGCTCACAACAGATTTCAGTGGCCGGTTCGGTAGCAAAACAGAGAGAAGTTGATGTAGAAAGCGCAAAATTAAATCTTTCTTATACTATTATTGTTGCTCCGGAAGATGGTTTTGTTGGGAAAGTTCCTATTCAGAAAGGTCAGTTTTTACAGGCAGGTGCACAGTTATTTAGCTTGGTTAAAAATGATCAAAAATGGGTAATTGCAAACTTTAAAGAAACTCAGGTTGCCAAAATGGTTGAAGGACAAAAAGTGAAAATAGAAATTGATGCTTTTCCTGATACAGAATTTGAAGGAGTCGTAAGCTCATTCTCTCCTGCGACAGGTTCTACATTCTCAATTTTGCCTCCGGATAATGCTAGCGGAAACTTTGTAAAAGTAGTACAGAGACTTCCTATAAAAATCGATTTTGTAAATCTTGATCCGAAAATTGCAAAAAGATTAAGAACAGGAATGAATGTGAAAG